The Silene latifolia isolate original U9 population chromosome X, ASM4854445v1, whole genome shotgun sequence genome contains the following window.
aaagggaatgggcacaaaaagaaatcaatttgagttcaatgaaatgaaaagtgaaagaaagtttgcaaattgcaacaaataaaaagaggagcaaaaatagaactcctatgcttcaaatataagccaccctcactacatatggggtgactttgaaaatgttcaaaaacaaatgcaaagaaaagtttaaagttgtcaagtgttgaaatgccaaaaatcaaaaaagaaatggcaaaaagaaagtgttctcaaatattatatgccacaagaaattggggggaaaacaaaaacaaaagcaaactcccaaatgaaactcaaattttattgatccctttatccatcgtatccatttttgtgtatGGTAGAGAgtggacgacccttcttcttgtctaggcaagagggggaattccgcgatcctccagtgtttctaacaccatagggagtctactcttgacaaaagcatttaacgattgaggacaaaggtaccctagcttgacacattttggaggtgatttattggtatccttctaggcttagtagtttgaagaaattgtatctatgaaggagtgtgtacccttgaattgcttcccttgtagataatttccgccacttagatgaggaaagtggctattcttttgtagatgcatccattacttgattttgtgtgcttaatgattggatgtgtcgccattttggcaagacccaccttgccttgcaagaaggcatcctacctcatggttgtcttgttgtgagttgaaggggcggagtgagacccgctaattgtctcatatcggttatgttattaggttagtttaaataaaggtctagttttagtcacctctttactcgggacgagtaaaggttcggtttggggatatttgatgtgaacattatttgcgcacatttagtcccctaattgagcctattttgcatactattataacattctttggccattttatccgtcaaaaccttcctatttgcttttctatcgcatttcatatgttttgtagaaaaggagataataaggcggaaattcccgtctttcgtgcatatttggaagcttattgatgatattagatggactagtatgaagaagaggcaagaatgatgaccaaagatgtaggaataaagagtatatagaagggtcataaggtttaaagcaaggaggaaaagcaaggaagccattcatgaagaaaactgctcggaacgcaaaccaaggattgctcctttggctctgaaaatatgctagatggaacggcgtcgaaaaaacaagcgatctaggcttttgaatcactccaataggagtccggatgagaaaatgacgtccgttttacaacccgagctcaaacaaagaagctggacaggaatccgcgcgtcccgcgctgaagacgctcgtcctcccaaatccgctcggattgctccaaatccgctcggattccctctctttttgcccgagcgtcttgctccaaatccgctcggattcccttgctacaatccgcccgtcccgacactaatccgctcggattcctttacagcaattttcgtgttGTTCAAGCTCcctgaaagacgcccttccttcgaaaaataccggcttctcctgctcaaatctcaaaagtgtgtaattactagtttagcccttagttaaccctaatgcatccacctaatttccactataaataccccatttgtaataatcaaaccatcaagttttattagattagaaccaagttttattagattaaatcaagctttcttagattagattaggagtagattagaatagattaatctcaatctttccacacaaattacacattaatctctccttaattattgttcaagtttattattcaagtttattattgggtaattgaagattattgggttattattgggagattgacaaccttccatcaatcatcaatttcttctattattctttgcattattattttggaatctccataggtaaaactctcttaatccttgttttaattattgttaatctttcttacttgttcatcatgttttaccttgttaatatgattgacaaccttgttaacatgttaaacttgataatgagtgaatagTCTCTTagttaggattagtgggtaattaagggaaacaaacatgcggattgattcatgcttaatctaatatgttcacatcattaaattgcttgcttgttgtgatgtcaactttatgcacatgttatgtttgatgaaatgctaagcctatgaatccttgcatttttaccatctcttatctactcaacttgacttgtaagatataaaccaactcgagtcttgttagaccacgcatagaagttgaataggaggaaagtaagtcgacttgtaggtgttgtacaatctaatcgattcggctccgggactcaactcttcctatgaaccgtaagacataaaccaactcggttcccccacaacattaattgcttgcaacattgtgaacatgtttgtatgatcaacaccatgaatcccctatgcccccatgatatcctagcactttttatcaattatttacatccttccttttattgcttgttttaccttattgtttgcattagtctagacacaactacaaaccccatcaattgtgacactagcataaattgagatagatagacttagaacccaaagcacaccgtcccatggatcgacctcgacttaccgctaactagttgtatgttgagtattataaatgtgtttgattggatgattgacgacatcgtccggatcaagatttaaaaatgttatcacactaatttgtggaggacacaagctccaacacaagTTGGGCCACCCAAGCTCACTCTTAGGTCTGAGTCATGCATGTCGACCAGTTGCTCAGAGTCAAAGCACAAACACATCTACCTAGGCTGCACTAAGCATTTTTTTTTCTCGCACTTATGGACCATGTTGGTTCAATCACGGGTTAGTCACTCCGAGTCGGTGTCAGGTTTAAGTCAGAAATTTTGTTTGAGTCGAGTAATAGTTCTAGTTAGGTCTAGGACCCCCTCTCACGCGTGAGACCCTTTACAAATGAGCCACATAGTTCATTTCCCGGGTCTGATTCTGTCGTTGAGTCAAGTTTAAGTTGACGGTTGAGTCTATGAGTCGAGTCTTTGACTGTGCTGGTGGTTTTAGTTCAATTATTGATTTGGCTCGGGCTCTTTTTGTAGAAAGGGTCGTCTCAAGAAGCATGACTATGATAGAAAAGAGTAAGAAAGAACAATAAAGTGTGCATTATCGCGCCACTCATAGGGGGATTATATTCCATGATGTTGAAGCTGCAAACCACAGTAAAAAGTCTGGACATTGGTCTTCTGGATGTCAAAAATGAGTTGGTATCGGGAAATAATCTCCTCACCCGGGTCCAACTGTTAGGTTCTTTAACCCTCTTATATGACTCATCTAATATAGATCTAAGTTACTAATTAAATTAGATGTTgtggatctagttacatgcaaacaAAATTAAGAGTAAAAAGGAGAAAACGGTTTTCCTTACATTTGTATGAAACGAAAATGGGCACAAGGTTAGACTCCTTCCAACCTTGTTCTTAAGCTATGAAtaaaaaggatgatcctccaaagtttCAAAGTGGAAACTCTCCTatcaattgcacccaagattttacCCAAATTATTTCtagtaatattaactagatattacaaGAAATCTAAATCccttaatattatttttattagtaCTCTagtaatgtaataataataaaatgtggtcgtgtgatttttagagagaagcaTGCAAAATTAGAactagaaaaatgagcaacaaattgCTCTTTTAAGAGCCCCAAAACTGGCACCTATAGAGGCCATAGTGGGCTATTactttttcttattttaatttGCATGCAAGAATAGGTAACGAGTGCATTAGGCTaggttatgtcataagcatgcatGTAGGGAAATCATTACATGCAACTAATTGATTaaagaaaagacaaaaataaaatgttgtcCAACAACACCACATTTCGGCCAACATGAAATAAAAATGGACCACTTTGATTTTGTAATGTTTGTCACAAAAATACAAGAATCATATGTTTATTTATCTtactgtgagatccctgaaaaaatctcctttttgaaaataagtaaataatatggagtcgccagtaggttttataaaaaacatacaaaaataagttaacggaaaaggccccttttgatccctggaatggggactgatccgtcactccggtctgaaccaaagattgcggattcgggggtaaaggtacggtcatggaaggtgttaggcacccggaccgtcCATCAAACTGAcgacctctactatttatttgtaatattatatatttgacgataaAAAGGCAAACAAAAGAAAGTTAGAACCAATAAATTTTATACAATTATTTACAAGACAAGTGACGAGGTTAGTTtatatacaattatacaaaaaagACAATATGGGAGCACCGAATAGGAGGTGAGTActctttttgtcctttttgtcatTCTAACCTTGAATCTAGTATACATCTTTTCAGGGATTGTGGGGTAGCTGCTTGGGTGTGGGATGAGCTGGAGATGGGAGATGTAACGGAGACGAGTGGTGGGGACATACGAGAATGGGTGGAGGCTTGTTGGAATGATATGTGTCGGGAGGAATGCGTCAAGTTCATGGTGGGTTGTTGGGCCATATGGGAGCACCGAAACAAAGTTATATTTGACAATGTGGAGGTGGAACCGGGTGTGGTAGCAAGTAGGGTGCGTGACGTGGTTAGGGAGGGAGTAGGGGAAGGTGGCGGTACGGCTGTGAGGAGGAGAAGACGTGGGAAGGACGAGGAGGCTGAGGGGTGGCGTGTAGCGAAGGAAGGGTATGTCAAAATCAACGTTGATGCGGGAATAAAAGAGGGTGAGGGGGTTGATACGGGGATTGTGTGCCGTGGAGATAGGGGGGAGGTGCTATGGGGGGTGTCTATTGCTCGAACTCAAGTGTGGGAACCTCATATAGCTGAGGCGATTGCTGTTTTGGATGGCTTGGAGAAAGCTGCTCGCAGAGGGATCCAAAAGCTAGAAGTGGAGAGCGATTGTTTACAAGTTATTAAAGCAATCCGGAAGCGGAGCGATGGAAGGAGCATTTTTGCGCTTATTATCGATGATATTGTGTCGTTTAGTTATAATTTTCTTTCCGTTTGTTGGTTACATGTTAGTCGCGTTAACAACTGTGTTGCACATGCGTTAGCTCATTGTATTCCACGTACGATTGGTAGAGTTGTGTGGGAGGATGGCTTACCACCGACTGCGACAGCTGCTGCTGCTTTTGATCAATTATTAATAGAATGAGACCTTCGGGTTttcctctcaaaaaaaaaaaaaaaaaaagacaataaaatagagaaaataaacaaaagatgaaataaaagagtAAACAAAACTTATTTGAATTGGTACCCTCATGCttatgtggatgttgactattgatgaatttcgactttgtcgtaaattaacggctcttatgcgcttatatgaaaACTGGGACAATTTATGTGAatggtttgatttgaaactggAATAGTATATTTGAGACGGATGATTTGAGAGTATTGAATTTCTGGGATCTGGGTGTGGTATTGCGTCTCACGGCTTTTTGTATTTCTGTAGTGCTCTCCTATGTGCTCTGTCCTCCTTATGTCTCTGCGGgagtatatatataaatgttgggGGTTTAGAGTTCCGGGAGATCTAAATTACAAAAGATTGACTTTTAATTcacataataattaattaatcttttGCATACTTCTACTCCTTAATGGATTCTTCCAGTGACACTTTTTCCCTATAACTCTTTCCATGCTTGTCATATTTAAGCTTGTCCAACGCACGTGATTGACACGAGTATGCTTGTGTCTTCTTAATTTGGCCCATATAACCCAACTTCTAGTTTGAACCCACGGTTGTGACAATTACCAGCACGGGCCTAATAACTCGATTACTTCTATTTCGTGTCTTGGATTGGTGTTAGGTCAATAACGCGACTTTCGAATATATTTCCGAAAATATAACTCATGTTTATCAAATGGTTACCAATATCAAATGGGATAAAGGGCATTTTAGTAGTTCTACGCCATTATAAGTGATTTTTcgggaaataagcgtaaagagcctttaattataacatcgtcaattttcatttagtcattaaattttagcctcatcatcgggtacccgtaaggctaggtagacattttgaggtgtctacagaagcccccactttgaccgagtctgagtaagacgaaggtcaaagtagtccggtcgggacagataaaggataagaaacGTACCTGGGCCTCTTATATTATCTGTCTGGAACAGCTAGAATCTGGCTTAGCGaaactttgttttactaatcTGGAACGAAGCTGGAACTGGTGCAACGAAACTTTATTTCGTTGGTCTGAAACTGGCAtagtaaaactttgtttcacctGATGCAGAATggtatagccaaactttgttaATTTGATGCAGGCGGCatgacaaaactttgttttgtcaACTGAATGGATttggtaaaactttgtttcaccatTCTGGAAACTGGcatggcaaaactttgtttcgccggtctggaatctggaaaaacaaaactttgttttgctgTCTGGAATTTGGagtagccaaactttgtttagctaaTCTGGAATCTGGTATAGCTAAACTTTGTTTAGTGTCCGGATCTGAGTAGAGCGAAACTTTGTTCGGTGTCTGGAAATCGGTTaagtaaaactttgtttcacttaaGATTGAACCTGCAAAATTTAATTTCACAAGCTCGCAAGCGTGTTAGGGCCCGCCGACCGtggattcaaaattttattttgaaaagggattagattgtaaaatttgattttacaaactaggatttgcaaaattttatttcgcaaagaggtaagttcagaaaattttattttaagaactcaaatgcatgtcagggcctgccgaccaaaggattcaaaattttattttgaaaaggatggataagatcgtaaaattttattttacaaacttagatgcgtgttagagcccgccgaccgataagtttgaaaaaagggcaagttcagaaaattttatttttagaACTCAGATGCATGGCAGGGCCTGCCAACCAAAGGATTTGAAaaatgcaaaattttatttcgcaaaaaggtaagttcagaaaattttatttaaagaacttaaaatgcatgtcagggcctgccgaccaagatgaatttcaaaattttattttgaaaaaaagagttg
Protein-coding sequences here:
- the LOC141618187 gene encoding uncharacterized protein LOC141618187: MGAPNRRDCGVAAWVWDELEMGDVTETSGGDIREWVEACWNDMCREECVKFMVGCWAIWEHRNKVIFDNVEVEPGVVASRVRDVVREGVGEGGGTAVRRRRRGKDEEAEGWRVAKEGYVKINVDAGIKEGEGVDTGIVCRGDRGEVLWGVSIARTQVWEPHIAEAIAVLDGLEKAARRGIQKLEVESDCLQVIKAIRKRSDGRSIFALIIDDIVSFSYNFLSVCWLHVSRVNNCVAHALAHCIPRTIGRVVWEDGLPPTATAAAAFDQLLIE